Part of the candidate division WOR-3 bacterium genome, AGGAGATAATTGGGGCAATCTATTGTGATTCCCTTTCCCGAAAGGGCCTCTTCACCCAGGAGGATTTAGAATTCTTACTTGCCTTTTCTAACCTCTGCGCTATTGCCATTGAAAATGCTCGGTTTCGGGAGATGCTTCTGGATGAAAATATCTATCTCCGAAGGGAAATTGCCTCCTTCTATGCTTTTGAGAATATCATCGGCGAGAGTAAGAAGATGCAAGAAATCTTCTCTCTCTTGAAGAAGATAAGTGGCACCGATGTTAATGTCTTAATCTACGGCGAATCGGGAACGGGGAAGGAGTTAGTCGCCAAAGCGATTCATTATTCCAGCCCCCGGCGGACAAAGAAGTTTGTACCTCTATATTGTGGCTCCCTTCCGGAGACCTTATTAGAATCCGAACTTTTCGGTTATAAAAAGGGAAGTTTCACCGGTGCCTTAACCGATAAAAAGGGACTAATGGAAGAAGCAGATGGTGGAACCCTCTTTCTGGATGAAGTGGCGGACATCCCTTTACCGATTCAAGCAAAACTCCTTCGTTTCTTACAGGAAGGGGAAATCCGAAGGATTGGTGAGACCGAATCCCGAAAGGTTGATTGTCGGATAATTGCTGCCACCAATCGGGACTTAAAAGAAGAGATAAAAAAGAAAAACTTCCGAGAGGATTTATTTTATCGTCTCAATGTCCTAACAATTACTTTACCACCTCTCCGGGAGAGAGGGGAAGATATTATTCTCCTCACCAAATATTTTATTAAGCGATTTGCGGAGAAGTACAATAAGAAAATTAGTGGCATTAGCCCTGATGCCTTAAAATTGATTCGGGCCTATCCCTGGCCGGGAAATGTCCGGGAATTAGAAAATACCATTGCCCGGGCGGTCTCCTTGGCTGATGGAGAGATAATTAGACCTGAGGATTTGAAATTAGAAATCTCGGAGGAAGAGAAAAAGGTGGTAGAAAGTCTAAAGGAGACCTTGCGCTTGACCGAAAAGGAGAAAATTATTTCCGCCCTTCGCCAATGCGGGGGCAATAAAACGGAGGCGGCAAAACTCTTAGGAATTTCTCGAAGGACTTTATACTATAAGATGGATGAGTTGGGGATTAAAGATGAAAAATAACTTCCTACCCGAAAGTGTGATGAAGAAATACGAGGTGGAGAAGATCTTATCTCAATCCCACTTCGCCACCGTCTATTTGGCGCTCCATAAACCTTTGCAGCGGCGGGTAATTATTAAGGTAATTTCTCCCCAAATCGCTCAGGATGAGACCGCCCTGAAACGTTTCGTTAGGGAGGCAAAGATTCTTTCCGAATTGGATGATCCGGGGTGACAAAGATTTATGACTTTGGTGAGGAGGAAGGAATAGCATTTATCATTTCCGAATATGTGCCCGGGGAGACCTTAGAGGAAATTATTAAAAAGAAGAAAACTCTCCCTTTAGAGGAGGTTTTGCGCCTGGGAAAAGAAATTAGCGATATTTTAGCCCGCATCCATAATAAAGGAATCTTACATCGGGACATTAAACCATCAAATATCATTCTTAGAGAAGATGGGCAATTGAAACTTACCGATTTCGGTCTTGCCCAATCCTTCCGGATTGAAAAATTGACCATAGAAGGGGAAATCATCGGAACGCCGGCTTATATGTCACCCGAACAGATCTCGGGAAAAGCAATTGATTTCCGTTCCGATATCTTCTCCTTAGGGGTTGTCTTGTTTGAATTACTAACTGGAGAAAACCCCTTCCTCGCTCCTACCTTCACCGGGGTCTTACATAAGATTCTTTACGAAAAGACCGACCTCAGTGGTGTACCGAAAGAGGTGAGATCTCTCCTATCTCAGATGTTGGCTAAAGACCCAAATCACCGTTTCTCTTCGGCCGAAGAGGTAAATCGAGAGATTAGGTTAATCCTAAAAGAACCAGTTAGTATCTCCTTGCCCCAAAAGACTCTTTACCTTCCTTGGCGCAACATCATTTTCCTTCTCTTAATCCTCATCTTTTTCTTAATTTCCCTCCATTCCTTCCTCGTTCGGAGAAGAAACGCCCTCCCCCAAATCAAAGTGGGAAATAGCATCCCCTTAGAAGTAATTGAACAAGAAAAGGAAGAAAAATCATCACCCCAATTATCTCTTCTTCCCCAGGAAGAGAAGAAAGGAGATAAGAAGAGAGAAAAAAAGGAAGAGCCTCCGATTCCTTCTTCCCCAAGAGCCAAGCCGGATTATGGCTATTTGAAAATCCAGGTAGAACCTTGGGCAGATATCTATTGGGAGAATAGTTATCTCGGTCAGACCCCTTTTCCCTTTCCCATAAAATTACCGATAGGAAAGAGAAAGATAAAATTTAGCCATCCGGAATTTGGGGTCGTTGAGAAGGAAGTAGAAATCCTACCCGAAGAGACCACTCATATCTTATTTGACTTTAAGACCGTCCTTGGTGGTTTAAAGGTAATCGTCGAGCCCTGGGCGAGGATTTATCTTGATGGCAATGACAAAGGGGAAACACCAATGAGCATAATCTACCTTCCTCCGGGCCGGCACGAATTAAAGGTATTAAACCCCAATTTCCCCCCCTATGTTGAGACCTTAGAGATAAAATCCGGGGAAATAATAGAAAGAAGGATAAAATGGTAGTTTGGCACGATTTTTGCTTAAATATTAAAGAAATGAGAGATATGATTATTACCGCCTTAATTCTCCTCCTCTCCCTTTTCGGATTTTCCCAAGAATGGCATTACCGGAGGCAATTGAATTTTCCCCGCACCGGCCTTTCCTGTCAAGTAGTCAACGGTCGGATTTATGCCATTGGTGGTAAAACCGAAAGGCAGGTTTTGGGAATTTGTGAGGAATATGACCCGGTAAGGGATACTTGGGTGGTTAAGAGACCAATGCCCACCCCTCGTTATGGAGCGGTTTCTGGGGTCTGGGAGAATAAAATTTATGTGATTGGCGGCGATACCTCTCCGTTTTTTTCTTCCCCCACCAATGTCATTGAAGTTTATGACCCAGAAAGGGATACTTGGGAGAAGATAAATTCTTTCCTCCCTACTCCCCGTTCTGGAATTGGTGGTTGTGCCCTTGGTCCTTATATCTTTATCATGGGTGGATCAAAAAGAGGGGAGCATGTAACCGATACGGTTGAAGTTTATGATATCTTAGGAAATTCCTGGTTAATAAAGAAATCAATGATTACCCCCCGGATGCATTTTGCGGCGGTGGCAGAAAGAAGGATTTATGCCCTCGGGGGCTTATATCAAGGCCCAATTAGTTTGTGTGAAGGTTATAATGAGAGCCTTGATTTTTGGTATCCGATCAGAAGGCTTCCCTGCGCTCGCTTCTTAACAGCAGGGTGCGCCTATGAAGGAAAGATTTTTTTAATCGGTGGGATTACCGGTCAGGGAAAACCTTCAAATAAGGTTAAGTTTTATATCCCAGAGATGGACACTTGGGTTGAATATCCCCCAATCAATCGGGCAAGAGCGGGATTGGGTGCCTGCACCCTAAATGGTGAAATCTATGCCATTGGTGGTGATAGTATGGGTGTGCCATTAGGAATAACGGAAATGACCCAACCATCGGGGATAGGAGAGGAGATAAAAATGGTGAAGGGGAAAAGGTTAATTACCTTCTGGAAAGGGGAGAAGAAATTCCCCTTAGAGAAGGGAGAAGAAATGCTTAACATTTTAGGCAAGAAGATTTTTGGGGAAAGATTGAAAAGAGGGGTCTATTTTCTTTATCGGAAAGGGGAAAGGTTTAAAAGAAAAATTGTCATTTATTAGAGAACGGTGATTACTTTCCTTCTCCTTTTTTTTCTTTTTGAAAATATATCGTTTTTGGATTCTCTTTATCAGATTGGTGATTACGAACGGGTGCTCAAAGAAGGAGAAGTAATTCTAACCCAAGAATTAAAAAAAGGAGAAAGGGTTGAGGTATTGAAGACTATGGCATTCGCCGCGGTTGCCCTGGGTGACGAAGAGAAGGGGAAGGATTATTTTCTCTCCCTCCTCCAAATTTCTCCAAATTTCTTTTTAGACCCGATAAAAACCTCACCTAAGATTCTTCGGGTAT contains:
- a CDS encoding sigma 54-interacting transcriptional regulator, translating into MDKTFELTRERLSVLHQIATTINSILDYGELLEKIMDLCLETLNAERGVIVLKEKDTFLPVTARDKREGNLDDIKRVSRSIIEEVIKTGRPILLHSALESEFQAKESVILSKIQSVMACPLKKREEIIGAIYCDSLSRKGLFTQEDLEFLLAFSNLCAIAIENARFREMLLDENIYLRREIASFYAFENIIGESKKMQEIFSLLKKISGTDVNVLIYGESGTGKELVAKAIHYSSPRRTKKFVPLYCGSLPETLLESELFGYKKGSFTGALTDKKGLMEEADGGTLFLDEVADIPLPIQAKLLRFLQEGEIRRIGETESRKVDCRIIAATNRDLKEEIKKKNFREDLFYRLNVLTITLPPLRERGEDIILLTKYFIKRFAEKYNKKISGISPDALKLIRAYPWPGNVRELENTIARAVSLADGEIIRPEDLKLEISEEEKKVVESLKETLRLTEKEKIISALRQCGGNKTEAAKLLGISRRTLYYKMDELGIKDEK
- a CDS encoding serine/threonine-protein kinase; its protein translation is MTKIYDFGEEEGIAFIISEYVPGETLEEIIKKKKTLPLEEVLRLGKEISDILARIHNKGILHRDIKPSNIILREDGQLKLTDFGLAQSFRIEKLTIEGEIIGTPAYMSPEQISGKAIDFRSDIFSLGVVLFELLTGENPFLAPTFTGVLHKILYEKTDLSGVPKEVRSLLSQMLAKDPNHRFSSAEEVNREIRLILKEPVSISLPQKTLYLPWRNIIFLLLILIFFLISLHSFLVRRRNALPQIKVGNSIPLEVIEQEKEEKSSPQLSLLPQEEKKGDKKREKKEEPPIPSSPRAKPDYGYLKIQVEPWADIYWENSYLGQTPFPFPIKLPIGKRKIKFSHPEFGVVEKEVEILPEETTHILFDFKTVLGGLKVIVEPWARIYLDGNDKGETPMSIIYLPPGRHELKVLNPNFPPYVETLEIKSGEIIERRIKW
- a CDS encoding kelch repeat-containing protein, with product MVVWHDFCLNIKEMRDMIITALILLLSLFGFSQEWHYRRQLNFPRTGLSCQVVNGRIYAIGGKTERQVLGICEEYDPVRDTWVVKRPMPTPRYGAVSGVWENKIYVIGGDTSPFFSSPTNVIEVYDPERDTWEKINSFLPTPRSGIGGCALGPYIFIMGGSKRGEHVTDTVEVYDILGNSWLIKKSMITPRMHFAAVAERRIYALGGLYQGPISLCEGYNESLDFWYPIRRLPCARFLTAGCAYEGKIFLIGGITGQGKPSNKVKFYIPEMDTWVEYPPINRARAGLGACTLNGEIYAIGGDSMGVPLGITEMTQPSGIGEEIKMVKGKRLITFWKGEKKFPLEKGEEMLNILGKKIFGERLKRGVYFLYRKGERFKRKIVIY